Proteins encoded within one genomic window of Aspergillus nidulans FGSC A4 chromosome VII:
- a CDS encoding oxidoreductase, short chain dehydrogenase/reductase family (transcript_id=CADANIAT00008176), which produces MSSYISTNKLHNSRILLIGGTSGIGFGVARASLEHGASVIVSSSNPERVANAVSELKALYPEEPYVSRIVGKVCDLGKDDDSIEAEVVGLFEFATKRGLFGEEAESEGKVPINHIVFTADPGVSASYLRSLHTIRYIGGALVAKHAPEYMPKQSPNTPSSSITYTSGGLLVRPRPGLSLGLVGAAIVEGLARTLAVDLAPFGIRVNAVSLGPVRTAIFDAFGSKDVVEGMLETYAEQTVLGRVGAPEDTAETYLGLMKDGNITGALVRTDGGFTLK; this is translated from the exons ATGTCCTCCTACATCTCAACCAACAAACTTCACAACTCTCGCATCCTCTTGATAGGTGGCACATCAGGCATCGGTTTCGGTGTTGCCCGTGCCTCGCTCGAGCACGGCGCTTCCGTAATCGTTTCCTCCTCTAACCCAGAGAGAGTCGCAAACGCCGTTTCCGAGCTCAAAGCTCTCTACCCTGAGGAACCCTACGTGTCACGAATCGTTGGGAAAGTATGCGATCTAGGCAAAGACGATGATAGTATTGAGGCAGAGGTCGTGGGATTGTTCGAGTTCGCTACGAAACGAGGCCTCTTCGGCGAGGAAGCTGAAAGTGAAGGCAAAGTTCCAATCAACCACATCGTCTTCACAGCTG ATCCTGGCGTGTCAGCATCTTATCTCCGCTCACTACACACAATCCGATATATCGGGGGAGCGCTCGTTGCGAAACATGCCCCAGAATATATGCCTAAACAGTCTCCCAATACGCCCTCCAGTTCGATAACTTATACATCCGGTGGTCTTCTCGTCCGGCCCAGGCCCGGATTGTCTCTTGGCCTTGTCGGCGCGGCTATAGTTGAGGGCCTCGCGCGCACTCTAGCTGTTGATCTGGCGCCATTCGGGATCAGGGTGAATGCGGTTTCGTTGGGGCCGGTCCGCACGGCAATTTTTGATGCATTTGGAAGCAAGGACGTTGTTGAGGGCATGTTGGAGACGTACGCAGAGCAGACTGTGCTTGGAAGGGTTGGTGCGCCCGAGGATACAGCGGAAACGTATCTTGGCTTGATGAAAGATGGGAACATTACGGGGGCACTAGTGAGGACTGACGGGGGTTTTACGTTGAAGTAG